From one Lycium barbarum isolate Lr01 chromosome 6, ASM1917538v2, whole genome shotgun sequence genomic stretch:
- the LOC132645548 gene encoding probable serine/threonine-protein kinase At1g01540 isoform X1: MSIYDAVFVNNELSKTTSIFGLKLGVVIGIFCGVVFVLILFLLSLCITASRRRNTTGKGKLHRHVNGEMTPVVSKEIQEIVHHDPAQDHRPIVPQAVPEIQIDMGKVEHRVVYSDKMPGASSGESRATSGAETGSLGNSGQLPEVSHLGWGRWYTLRELEAATNCLSDENVIGEGGYGIVYQGVLADGTRVAVKNLLNNRGQAEKEFKVEVEAIGRVRHKNLVRLLGYCVEGAYRMLVYEYVDNGTLEQWLHGDVGDVSPLTWDIRMTVIVGTAKALAYLHEGLEPKVVHRDVKSSNILLDRQWHTKLSDFGLAKLLNAERSYVTTRVMGTFGYVAPEYACTGMLNEKSDVYSFGILIMEIITGRTPVDYGRPQGETNLVEWLKMMVGNRKSEEVVDPKLPEMPSSKTLKRALLVALRCVDPDAQKRPKMGHIIHMLEADDLLVRDERRVGRERESSNSHHDYKQDNQAGPKLSRKQYGEGALETSEGDSSRNHNLPASWR, from the exons ATGTCTATATACGATGCAGTGTTTGTGAACAATGAGTTATCGAAAACCACTTCTATTTTTGGATTGAAACTTGGGGTAGTAATTGGGATCTTTTGTGGAGTTGTATTTGTTCTCATACTCTTTCTACTATCATTGTGTATCACCGCCTCTCGCCGCCGCAATACCACCGGAAAAGGCAAACTCCACCGCCATGTCAATGGTGAGATGACACCTGTTGTATCTAAGGAAATCCAAGAGATTGTTCATCATGATCCAGCCCAAGATCACAGGCCCATTGTCCCTCAG GCAGTGCCAGAAATACAGATAGATATGGGGAAAGTGGAGCACAGAGTGGTGTATTCAGACAAGATGCCTGGGGCATCAAGTGGTGAGAGTAGGGCGACTAGTGGGGCTGAAACGGGTTCGTTAGGGAATAGTGGGCAATTGCCAGAAGTGTCACATTTAGGGTGGGGAAGGTGGTATACATTAAGAGAGCTCGAGGCTGCCACTAATTGCTTGTCTGATGAGAATGTGATAGGAGAAGGTGGGTATGGGATTGTGTATCAAGGTGTATTGGCTGATGGTACCAGAGTAGCTGTAAAAAATCTCTTGAATAACAG GGGTCAAGCAGAGAAAGAGTTTAAAGTGGAGGTGGAAGCTATTGGGCGTGTAAGACACAAGAATCTCGTGAGGCTGCTTGGTTACTGTGTTGAAGGAGCTTACAG GATGCTTGTCTATGAGTATGTAGATAACGGAACTTTGGAGCAATGGCTTCACGGAGATGTTGGGGATGTTAGTCCTTTAACATGGGATATCAGAATGACTGTAATAGTGGGAACAGCGAAGGC TTTAGCCTATCTTCACGAAGGTCTGGAACCTAAAGTTGTTCATCGAGATGTAAAATCCAGCAACATACTCCTGGACCGCCAATGGCATACAAAGCTGTCAGACTTTGGGCTTGCTAAACTCCTCAATGCAGAGAGGAGTTATGTGACAACTCGTGTAATGGGAACATTTGG CTATGTTGCACCAGAATATGCTTGTACTGGCATGCTTAATGAGAAGAGTGACGTTTATAGCTTTGGAATACTTATCATGGAGATAATTACTGGGAGGACTCCTGTTGATTATGGTAGACCACAAGGCGAG ACTAATTTGGTGGAGTGGTTAAAAATGATGGTTGGGAATCGAAAATCTGAGGAAGTGGTTGATCCTAAGTTGCCTGAAATGCCTTCTTCAAAAACACTCAAGCGTGCCCTTTTGGTTGCTCTTCGGTGTGTTGATCCTGATGCTCAAAAGAGGCCTAAAATGGGACACATTATCCACATGCTAGAGGCAGATGACCTGCTGGTTCGTGAT GAACGTCGTGTTGGGAGAGAAAGAGAATCGTCTAACTCCCACCATGACTACAAGCAAGACAACCAAGCTGGTCCCAAGTTATCCAGAAAACAATATGGTGAAGGAGCATTGGAAACTAGTGAAGGAGACAGTAGTAGAAACCATAATTTGCCGGCTAGTTGGAGATAA
- the LOC132645548 gene encoding probable serine/threonine-protein kinase At1g01540 isoform X2: MSIYDAVFVNNELSKTTSIFGLKLGVVIGIFCGVVFVLILFLLSLCITASRRRNTTGKGKLHRHVNGEMTPVVSKEIQEIVHHDPAQDHRPIVPQAVPEIQIDMGKVEHRVVYSDKMPGASSGESRATSGAETGSLGNSGQLPEVSHLGWGRWYTLRELEAATNCLSDENVIGEGGYGIVYQGVLADGTRVAVKNLLNNRGQAEKEFKVEVEAIGRVRHKNLVRLLGYCVEGAYRMLVYEYVDNGTLEQWLHGDVGDVSPLTWDIRMTVIVGTAKALAYLHEGLEPKVVHRDVKSSNILLDRQWHTKLSDFGLAKLLNAERSYVTTRVMGTFGYVAPEYACTGMLNEKSDVYSFGILIMEIITGRTPVDYGRPQGETNLVEWLKMMVGNRKSEEVVDPKLPEMPSSKTLKRALLVALRCVDPDAQKRPKMGHIIHMLEADDLLERRVGRERESSNSHHDYKQDNQAGPKLSRKQYGEGALETSEGDSSRNHNLPASWR; this comes from the exons ATGTCTATATACGATGCAGTGTTTGTGAACAATGAGTTATCGAAAACCACTTCTATTTTTGGATTGAAACTTGGGGTAGTAATTGGGATCTTTTGTGGAGTTGTATTTGTTCTCATACTCTTTCTACTATCATTGTGTATCACCGCCTCTCGCCGCCGCAATACCACCGGAAAAGGCAAACTCCACCGCCATGTCAATGGTGAGATGACACCTGTTGTATCTAAGGAAATCCAAGAGATTGTTCATCATGATCCAGCCCAAGATCACAGGCCCATTGTCCCTCAG GCAGTGCCAGAAATACAGATAGATATGGGGAAAGTGGAGCACAGAGTGGTGTATTCAGACAAGATGCCTGGGGCATCAAGTGGTGAGAGTAGGGCGACTAGTGGGGCTGAAACGGGTTCGTTAGGGAATAGTGGGCAATTGCCAGAAGTGTCACATTTAGGGTGGGGAAGGTGGTATACATTAAGAGAGCTCGAGGCTGCCACTAATTGCTTGTCTGATGAGAATGTGATAGGAGAAGGTGGGTATGGGATTGTGTATCAAGGTGTATTGGCTGATGGTACCAGAGTAGCTGTAAAAAATCTCTTGAATAACAG GGGTCAAGCAGAGAAAGAGTTTAAAGTGGAGGTGGAAGCTATTGGGCGTGTAAGACACAAGAATCTCGTGAGGCTGCTTGGTTACTGTGTTGAAGGAGCTTACAG GATGCTTGTCTATGAGTATGTAGATAACGGAACTTTGGAGCAATGGCTTCACGGAGATGTTGGGGATGTTAGTCCTTTAACATGGGATATCAGAATGACTGTAATAGTGGGAACAGCGAAGGC TTTAGCCTATCTTCACGAAGGTCTGGAACCTAAAGTTGTTCATCGAGATGTAAAATCCAGCAACATACTCCTGGACCGCCAATGGCATACAAAGCTGTCAGACTTTGGGCTTGCTAAACTCCTCAATGCAGAGAGGAGTTATGTGACAACTCGTGTAATGGGAACATTTGG CTATGTTGCACCAGAATATGCTTGTACTGGCATGCTTAATGAGAAGAGTGACGTTTATAGCTTTGGAATACTTATCATGGAGATAATTACTGGGAGGACTCCTGTTGATTATGGTAGACCACAAGGCGAG ACTAATTTGGTGGAGTGGTTAAAAATGATGGTTGGGAATCGAAAATCTGAGGAAGTGGTTGATCCTAAGTTGCCTGAAATGCCTTCTTCAAAAACACTCAAGCGTGCCCTTTTGGTTGCTCTTCGGTGTGTTGATCCTGATGCTCAAAAGAGGCCTAAAATGGGACACATTATCCACATGCTAGAGGCAGATGACCTGCTG GAACGTCGTGTTGGGAGAGAAAGAGAATCGTCTAACTCCCACCATGACTACAAGCAAGACAACCAAGCTGGTCCCAAGTTATCCAGAAAACAATATGGTGAAGGAGCATTGGAAACTAGTGAAGGAGACAGTAGTAGAAACCATAATTTGCCGGCTAGTTGGAGATAA